The genomic window CAGGACGAGGATCGCTTCGCCACGGCCATGATCGCCACGATCATCGCCGGCCTGGTCGGCGCCAGGTTGGCCTACATCCTTCTGAACCTCAAGGCCTATCTCGCCGAGCCGGCGTCCATGCTCAGGCTCTGGGACGGCGGCCTGTCGCTGGTCGGGACGCTCATCGCCGGGGGCTTGACCCTCTTCATCGCCTCCCGGCACCTGAGGCTTCGCCCGGCCGTGTCCCTCGACGCGGCGGCCCCGGGAATGGCCATCGGGCACGCCATCGGCCGGGTCGGCTGCGACCTCTTCGGCCTCCCGACCACCCTCCCCTGGGCGGTCAACGTCGGCGGGCAGTGGGTCCATCCGGCCCAGGCCTACGAAGTCGTCACCGACGTGATCCTCTTCGCCTGGTTGTGGTCCAGGCGCAAGGACCAGCGACCCGGGGTCCAGACGGCCCGGTTCGTCCTGGGCTACTCGGCCTTCCGGTTCCTCATCGAGTTCACCCGGGAACCGAGGACGCTCCTCTTCCTGTCCCCGGGCCAGTGGGCGACCTTGGTGGCAATGGGCGCGTCGGTGGCCTGGCTCCGACGGGCCCGCCGTCCGTCGGCGCCCGCCGCCGACCCCGCGCCCGCGGCCGTGG from Bacillota bacterium includes these protein-coding regions:
- a CDS encoding prolipoprotein diacylglyceryl transferase; its protein translation is MARETAMWQVGPFHFNLYGLALGAGLLVGLAVAFSEARRKGQDEDRFATAMIATIIAGLVGARLAYILLNLKAYLAEPASMLRLWDGGLSLVGTLIAGGLTLFIASRHLRLRPAVSLDAAAPGMAIGHAIGRVGCDLFGLPTTLPWAVNVGGQWVHPAQAYEVVTDVILFAWLWSRRKDQRPGVQTARFVLGYSAFRFLIEFTREPRTLLFLSPGQWATLVAMGASVAWLRRARRPSAPAADPAPAAVDGPAPVASVDPLQRVPAWAWGLAVPVLLIAYYALNAAQSPLARLAAK